The following proteins are co-located in the Ancylothrix sp. D3o genome:
- a CDS encoding ATP-dependent DNA helicase has translation MIEVEVHNSLRSFLRSSGEPNWPHHLTMARLVARALRLGRSALMQTGIAPGSSVGRYRLSYLMPVLMWPEPAVVVATEAVLQRLLMVEIPQLQQWVSVSKPIRQGSCWPHPDFKGVLLMTPDVWLADRLSGGGAIPPNVPTIFDGVDDLESWAQQCLTVRLEAADWNELMLAFPDKVEEIRDARVSLTRAIYQHPANPYECCLLDEEEVEILRGLLAVLLEANAVEQLPSRWGSFWRLWGSINSLLWAEVWPAQGGFSLLCGPVEVARSLKEIWQMQPVVLIGGAIDLEAEASAYRHRVGLGELTCVKFAPDRCNQLIQLYLPDRLPLPNTPQYQGALLQHIRALLSAVDPAGGLVVLLVGDTPLKRIIGTQLAAEFGSRVQVEKTGLDENGILVAGWEFWRSKAGVMPAPQLLVISTLPVPSLENPLVAGRVAFYKQQRQDWFRLFLLPVALCEMQRAVAAVRDRQGVVALLDSRVLHRSYGSQVLSALSPLARIDYLDASLFAAGDYEVLD, from the coding sequence GTGATTGAGGTAGAAGTCCACAACTCGCTCCGCAGTTTTCTGCGCTCCAGTGGAGAACCGAACTGGCCGCACCATTTAACGATGGCGCGGCTGGTGGCGCGGGCTTTGCGATTGGGACGCAGTGCTTTGATGCAAACTGGTATTGCACCGGGTTCGTCGGTCGGTCGTTATCGGTTGAGTTATTTGATGCCGGTTCTGATGTGGCCTGAGCCGGCGGTGGTGGTGGCAACTGAGGCAGTTTTGCAGCGGTTGTTGATGGTGGAAATTCCCCAGTTGCAGCAGTGGGTGTCGGTGTCTAAGCCGATCCGGCAGGGGTCTTGTTGGCCTCACCCGGATTTTAAGGGGGTTCTTTTGATGACTCCTGATGTTTGGTTGGCTGACCGGCTCTCTGGCGGGGGGGCAATTCCTCCGAATGTGCCGACGATTTTTGATGGGGTTGATGATCTGGAGAGTTGGGCTCAGCAGTGTTTGACGGTGCGTTTGGAGGCGGCGGATTGGAATGAGCTAATGTTGGCGTTTCCTGACAAAGTGGAAGAGATTCGGGATGCGCGGGTGAGTTTGACGCGGGCGATTTATCAGCATCCGGCTAATCCTTATGAGTGTTGTTTGCTCGATGAAGAGGAAGTTGAAATTTTACGGGGTTTGTTGGCGGTGTTGCTGGAGGCTAATGCGGTGGAGCAGTTGCCTTCGCGCTGGGGAAGTTTTTGGCGTTTGTGGGGTTCTATTAATTCGCTTTTATGGGCGGAAGTTTGGCCGGCTCAGGGCGGCTTTTCTTTGCTTTGCGGGCCGGTTGAGGTGGCAAGATCCCTAAAGGAGATTTGGCAAATGCAGCCGGTGGTGTTGATCGGGGGGGCGATAGATTTGGAGGCTGAGGCTTCTGCTTACCGGCATCGGGTGGGTTTGGGTGAGTTAACTTGTGTGAAGTTTGCTCCTGATCGCTGTAATCAGTTAATCCAGCTTTATTTGCCTGACCGGCTGCCTCTGCCGAATACGCCGCAATATCAAGGGGCTTTGTTGCAGCATATCCGGGCGTTGTTGAGTGCTGTCGATCCGGCTGGGGGTTTGGTGGTTTTGTTGGTGGGGGATACGCCTCTGAAGAGGATTATCGGTACTCAATTGGCGGCTGAGTTCGGATCGCGGGTTCAGGTGGAAAAGACGGGTTTGGATGAGAATGGAATTTTGGTGGCCGGTTGGGAGTTTTGGCGATCTAAGGCGGGGGTGATGCCGGCTCCTCAGTTGTTGGTGATTTCGACTCTGCCGGTGCCTTCTTTGGAAAATCCTCTGGTGGCTGGACGGGTGGCTTTTTATAAGCAGCAGCGTCAAGATTGGTTTCGGTTGTTTTTGTTGCCGGTGGCTTTGTGTGAAATGCAGCGGGCAGTTGCTGCGGTGCGCGACCGGCAAGGGGTTGTGGCTCTGCTCGATAGTCGGGTTCTCCACCGCAGTTATGGCTCTCAGGTTTTGTCGGCTCTCAGCCCTCTGGCGAGGATTGATTATTTGGATGCAAGTTTGTTTGCTGCTGGTGATTATGAGGTTTTGGATTGA
- a CDS encoding DUF2839 domain-containing protein → MGESKRRKDALGEKYGQESYVFPWLPLTKSQSKDFMKWTTRGSWIGIAVLALIWVTVLFIGPAMGWWQLNN, encoded by the coding sequence ATGGGTGAATCAAAACGTCGTAAAGATGCTCTGGGCGAGAAATACGGCCAAGAATCTTATGTTTTTCCTTGGTTGCCGTTGACGAAAAGCCAATCTAAAGATTTTATGAAGTGGACAACTCGCGGCAGTTGGATCGGCATTGCTGTGTTGGCTCTTATTTGGGTGACGGTTCTGTTTATTGGGCCGGCTATGGGGTGGTGGCAATTGAATAATTAA
- a CDS encoding DUF1815 family protein, which translates to MFLRLADQHRQFVQDLVMNLQALAIVLERRGYLASCYTCGGQMNSASFMVSLADNHLIRFLVSDYGITWTEMRDDRELMKLEGAEAISQLHELGNLVKYQVQPAQERPVVAQKV; encoded by the coding sequence GTGTTTCTTAGACTTGCAGACCAACATCGTCAATTTGTACAGGATCTTGTGATGAACCTTCAGGCTTTGGCCATTGTGCTAGAGCGTCGGGGTTATCTGGCTTCTTGCTATACCTGCGGGGGCCAAATGAATAGCGCTTCGTTTATGGTCAGCCTTGCGGATAATCATCTAATTCGGTTTTTGGTGTCGGATTATGGGATTACTTGGACGGAGATGCGGGATGACCGGGAACTGATGAAACTCGAAGGGGCAGAAGCGATCAGCCAGCTTCACGAGTTGGGCAATTTGGTGAAGTACCAAGTCCAACCGGCCCAAGAGCGTCCCGTCGTCGCCCAAAAGGTATAA
- a CDS encoding alpha/beta fold hydrolase — translation MTGFQDSPWQHHFVETNRIRLHCVTQGEGDLVILLHGFPEFWYSWRYQIPALARHFKVVVPDLRGYNDSDKPASGYDLDTLSADIRGLISNLGYTRAHIVGHDWGGTIAWHLAQKFPQYLNRLAILNAAHPDRLVQELAGNFDQLRRSWFVFAFQIPGIPEWLIQQNLKDFVKRLFRETAIRQTPFTAEATKLYQQALEKPGAIAAALNYYRQMLLPQNWMANWGRSPDLITVPTLVLWSEEDSFLSRRLIEGLDRLIAAPFKLQLVPECGHWIQQEAPQTVNRELLNFLRQE, via the coding sequence ATGACTGGTTTTCAAGATTCACCTTGGCAACATCATTTTGTTGAAACAAATCGAATTCGCTTACACTGTGTTACCCAAGGTGAGGGAGATTTAGTAATTCTCCTGCACGGATTCCCTGAGTTTTGGTATTCTTGGCGCTATCAAATTCCTGCTCTGGCGCGTCATTTTAAGGTTGTAGTGCCAGATTTACGCGGTTATAATGATTCGGATAAACCTGCTTCTGGTTATGATTTAGATACTTTAAGTGCGGATATTCGTGGTTTAATTTCTAATTTGGGATATACTCGCGCTCACATTGTGGGTCACGATTGGGGCGGTACGATAGCTTGGCATTTGGCACAAAAATTTCCGCAATATCTGAACCGGTTGGCTATTTTAAATGCAGCGCATCCAGATCGGTTGGTGCAAGAATTGGCAGGAAATTTTGATCAGTTGCGGCGCAGTTGGTTTGTTTTTGCGTTTCAAATTCCGGGGATTCCTGAGTGGTTGATTCAGCAAAATTTAAAGGATTTTGTGAAACGGTTATTTCGTGAAACTGCGATTCGGCAAACGCCTTTTACGGCGGAAGCTACGAAACTTTATCAGCAGGCTTTGGAAAAACCGGGGGCGATAGCGGCGGCTTTGAATTATTACCGGCAAATGCTTTTACCTCAAAATTGGATGGCAAATTGGGGGCGATCTCCTGATTTGATTACGGTGCCTACTTTGGTGTTATGGAGTGAGGAAGATTCGTTTTTAAGTCGCCGGTTGATTGAGGGTTTAGATCGCTTAATTGCTGCGCCTTTTAAGTTGCAATTGGTGCCAGAGTGCGGGCATTGGATTCAACAAGAAGCGCCCCAAACTGTTAACCGGGAGTTGTTAAACTTTCTGCGTCAGGAATAA
- a CDS encoding nuclease — MTIVLLDSGPLGLVTNPSGSALALECQQWLQSLLQSGTSVQVPEIADYEVRRELLRAGKIKGLQRLDFIISELGVVSINREVMLKAAELWAESRQRGQPTANNQALDGDVILAALAFSIINLGQNVVIATTNVRHLSRFVPAQMWNEIN, encoded by the coding sequence ATGACAATCGTATTACTTGATTCTGGCCCGTTGGGATTAGTAACAAATCCTAGTGGGTCAGCCTTGGCTTTGGAATGTCAGCAATGGCTGCAAAGCCTCCTTCAATCGGGGACTTCCGTACAAGTGCCAGAAATTGCCGATTATGAAGTGCGCCGAGAACTACTACGCGCCGGCAAAATTAAAGGATTACAAAGGCTAGATTTTATAATTTCAGAACTTGGCGTAGTTTCTATTAATAGAGAAGTCATGTTAAAAGCAGCAGAACTTTGGGCAGAATCTCGCCAGCGCGGTCAACCAACTGCTAATAATCAAGCTTTAGATGGTGATGTTATTTTAGCAGCCCTTGCCTTTTCCATTATTAATCTAGGTCAAAACGTAGTTATTGCTACTACAAATGTCCGCCATCTCAGTCGGTTTGTGCCGGCTCAAATGTGGAACGAAATTAACTAA
- a CDS encoding glycoside hydrolase family 10 protein, whose protein sequence is MFRLQKWVPALAFFLSLIVTLQLKLPPATAQLVNNPSFSGELRGVWITNIDSQVLFSLKNIVRAVERLESMNFNTIYPTVWNWGYTLYPSKVAEKVLGRSVRLVTPLDEDIDPDLGTEPGRDMLKEIIMIGHKKKMAVMPWFEFGFMMPADSEIVERHPDWITKRRDGTTLYREGIHDRVWLNPFHPEVQQFIVDLVSEIVENYDLDGIQFDDHFGLPAEFGYDDYTVSLYQKEIKQKPSDDFKETFWVRWRADKLNAFMERLFKEVKSRKKDCIVALSPNPLHYALPTHLQDWFTWERRGWIEEIIVQVYRNDLSRFIAELEREEIGLAKTHVPVGIGILSGLKGRAVPLSQIQEQVKEVRQRGLAGVSFFFYESLSSWATETPAQRDRFFKRLFPEPVNRPSVVDKEA, encoded by the coding sequence ATGTTTAGGTTACAAAAATGGGTGCCGGCTTTGGCATTTTTTCTGAGTTTGATTGTAACATTACAGTTAAAATTACCACCGGCCACCGCTCAATTAGTTAATAATCCTTCATTTTCTGGTGAGCTTCGAGGTGTTTGGATTACAAATATTGACAGCCAAGTTTTGTTTTCGCTCAAGAATATTGTCAGAGCGGTTGAGCGTTTGGAGTCGATGAATTTTAATACAATTTATCCGACTGTTTGGAATTGGGGATATACGCTTTATCCGAGTAAAGTTGCTGAGAAAGTTTTGGGGCGTTCTGTGCGTTTGGTAACGCCTTTAGATGAGGATATTGATCCAGATTTGGGAACGGAACCAGGGCGAGATATGCTCAAAGAAATTATTATGATTGGGCATAAGAAAAAGATGGCGGTTATGCCTTGGTTTGAGTTTGGGTTTATGATGCCGGCAGATTCAGAAATTGTGGAACGTCATCCTGATTGGATTACGAAACGCCGGGATGGGACAACACTTTATCGAGAGGGAATACATGACAGGGTATGGCTGAATCCTTTCCACCCAGAAGTACAGCAATTTATTGTAGATTTGGTGAGTGAAATTGTGGAGAATTATGATTTAGATGGCATTCAATTTGATGATCATTTTGGCTTGCCGGCAGAGTTTGGATATGATGATTATACGGTGAGTTTGTATCAAAAAGAAATTAAACAAAAGCCTTCGGATGATTTTAAGGAGACGTTTTGGGTGCGCTGGCGTGCAGATAAGTTGAATGCGTTTATGGAGCGGTTGTTTAAAGAGGTGAAATCGCGGAAAAAAGATTGTATTGTGGCGCTGTCTCCGAATCCGTTACACTATGCTTTACCGACACATTTACAAGATTGGTTTACCTGGGAGCGACGGGGTTGGATTGAGGAGATTATTGTGCAGGTTTATCGCAATGATTTGAGTCGGTTTATTGCAGAGTTGGAACGGGAAGAAATTGGGTTAGCAAAAACTCATGTGCCGGTGGGAATTGGAATTTTAAGCGGCTTAAAAGGTCGAGCAGTTCCGCTATCGCAAATTCAAGAACAAGTGAAGGAAGTACGTCAGCGAGGTTTGGCGGGAGTTTCGTTCTTTTTCTATGAAAGTTTGTCAAGTTGGGCAACAGAAACACCGGCGCAACGTGATCGGTTTTTTAAGCGTTTGTTTCCTGAGCCGGTGAATCGTCCTTCGGTGGTGGATAAGGAAGCTTAA
- a CDS encoding FAD-dependent oxidoreductase, whose amino-acid sequence MVRDVQSYDVIGFGDEVPGVLAVIAAAREYRRRTNKYPRILLISKNNLQEGIGGHLVRGRLAYLDRTQIDAETRKKYGLGTFGDPASLYKEFLQKSAVNGIALDPQKAGEALKQMLKEAGVNLLSNFKIASVTKSGQNLTGIVASNGITYNAKVFIDATVNAELAQAAGVKKHKGFETFGLPESELPVTLVIETQGLSVKRIKELDFAYNKRFTNPADQEAQKYLLQAAGFDAKLAENLKQEMLDTRGNLRTLWAGNDHIDIRSPALSVAYHSFRGIKMSLEQTGVLLDEGNVAILPGERLSWNALLFKVSGSEAENLARNGGKPTPKMLQEFKFAETWLKSLGATSVTPGSELYIRHAGNVIGVVEPLNGSKMLFGGVAENEAIATFSYHFDVRGGIPGLGDTASTKGWGKSLNFRPPLFNIGIRHALIKNVPNLAVVSPGSGFEGLASSAGRIVEFNAAVGQGLGIAAIIAVLNNRNLADITNLEVRKVLDQTGQTPRIFGQNFSFEGTLLAQFEKLVLGPVVA is encoded by the coding sequence ATGGTCAGGGATGTACAAAGTTATGATGTCATAGGATTTGGTGATGAAGTTCCGGGGGTGCTGGCTGTAATTGCGGCTGCTAGAGAATATCGCCGGCGCACCAACAAATATCCGCGCATATTGTTAATATCAAAAAACAACTTGCAAGAAGGCATTGGCGGGCATTTAGTGCGGGGAAGATTAGCTTATTTAGACCGAACTCAAATTGATGCAGAAACACGCAAAAAGTATGGGTTAGGAACTTTTGGAGATCCGGCCTCTCTATATAAAGAATTTTTGCAAAAATCCGCTGTAAATGGCATTGCTCTTGACCCACAAAAAGCGGGGGAAGCCCTCAAGCAAATGTTGAAAGAAGCGGGGGTAAATCTTCTTAGCAACTTCAAAATTGCTTCTGTGACAAAAAGCGGGCAAAATTTGACAGGAATTGTGGCATCTAATGGCATAACCTATAATGCAAAAGTTTTTATTGACGCTACTGTGAATGCCGAATTAGCGCAAGCAGCCGGAGTGAAAAAACACAAAGGCTTTGAAACTTTTGGTTTACCCGAATCAGAATTGCCTGTTACCTTAGTAATAGAAACACAAGGATTGAGCGTTAAACGAATCAAAGAACTTGATTTTGCTTACAACAAACGCTTTACTAACCCCGCCGATCAAGAAGCCCAAAAATATTTGCTGCAAGCTGCTGGCTTTGATGCAAAACTTGCCGAAAATCTCAAACAAGAAATGCTTGATACGCGAGGAAATTTGCGAACATTATGGGCCGGTAACGATCATATTGATATTCGTTCTCCAGCCTTATCAGTGGCTTATCATTCATTTCGCGGCATCAAAATGTCTTTAGAACAAACGGGTGTTTTATTGGATGAAGGAAACGTTGCCATTCTTCCGGGGGAAAGACTTTCTTGGAATGCGCTGTTATTTAAAGTTTCAGGAAGCGAAGCCGAAAACCTCGCCAGAAATGGAGGAAAACCAACTCCAAAAATGCTCCAAGAATTTAAATTTGCGGAAACTTGGCTAAAAAGTTTAGGTGCAACTTCGGTGACACCTGGTTCAGAATTATATATCCGCCACGCCGGCAATGTCATCGGAGTTGTAGAACCTCTCAACGGTTCTAAAATGTTGTTTGGAGGCGTTGCCGAAAATGAAGCCATCGCCACTTTTAGCTATCATTTCGATGTCCGGGGTGGAATTCCGGGACTTGGCGACACAGCCAGCACAAAAGGCTGGGGAAAAAGCCTTAATTTTCGACCGCCATTATTTAATATTGGCATTCGCCACGCCTTAATTAAAAACGTTCCTAACCTTGCTGTTGTCAGTCCTGGGTCTGGTTTTGAAGGCTTGGCTTCCTCGGCAGGAAGAATTGTAGAATTTAATGCGGCTGTGGGACAAGGTTTAGGAATTGCTGCCATTATTGCCGTTCTTAATAACCGTAATCTTGCGGATATTACTAACCTAGAAGTGCGAAAAGTCTTAGATCAAACCGGCCAAACTCCCCGCATTTTTGGGCAAAACTTTTCTTTTGAAGGAACCCTACTTGCTCAATTTGAAAAACTGGTGTTGGGGCCGGTGGTTGCTTAA
- a CDS encoding VOC family protein produces the protein MKINRIHHVAIICSDYQKSKHFYTQILGFSIIKETYRQERKSYKLDLSVGDSGQIELFSFPNPPQRPSRPEACGLRHLAFEVENIEETVINLHNKGVETEEIRLDEITGKRFTFFKDPDNLPLEIYER, from the coding sequence ATGAAAATTAACCGCATTCACCACGTTGCTATTATTTGCTCAGATTATCAAAAGTCTAAGCATTTCTACACGCAAATTTTAGGATTTTCTATTATCAAAGAAACCTACCGGCAAGAAAGAAAATCTTATAAATTAGACTTAAGTGTGGGGGATAGCGGCCAAATCGAGTTATTTTCGTTTCCTAATCCACCGCAACGCCCTTCTCGCCCCGAAGCTTGCGGCTTGAGACATTTAGCTTTTGAAGTAGAAAATATTGAAGAAACAGTTATAAATTTGCATAATAAAGGCGTAGAAACTGAAGAAATTAGGCTAGATGAAATCACAGGCAAACGCTTTACTTTTTTTAAAGATCCCGATAATTTGCCTTTGGAAATATACGAAAGATAA
- a CDS encoding ABC transporter ATP-binding protein — MKNQLQLLQNLKRAIRLVWQSTHLWTTASLILLLIQGLLPLLSLYLMKLIVDTVTAGIGGGTAAFYQVLLFVFLAGITALLSDLCRSLSGYASEAQSQIVTDFVHDLLHAKSIELDLEYYENSQFYNALHRAQQEAIYRPNRILTSLVQLAQNAISLIAIAGLLVSLHWGIAAVLFVAALPSLFVRFKHTGKLYKKQRSWTMPERIAYYFHLMLTNHSYAKEVRLFDLGSLFRRRYQNLRTQIRQEKLTLSQQRNLAELMSQASSTLAVYAACGFIAYQTIQGQITLGGLVMYYQGFQRGQTFLREMLNSLASLYENSLFLSLLYEFLDLKRAVVEPLSPQTVPKPIQNQIQLESVSFHYPHSNRALLEDINLTIKAGETVALVGENGAGKTTLIKLLCRLYDPTSGSITIDGIDLKQLNTTDWRREISVVFQDYARYNLTAQENIGFGNINLLQETADIVKAAQESGADRVISRLPKGYDTTLGTQFDEGEELSIGEWQKVAIARAFLRQAQILILDEPTSALDAKAEYEVFEQFRQLIKGKTAILISHRLSTVKMVDRIFVLQNGKIVETGTHEELLKLGGTYAQLFEIQAKYYQ, encoded by the coding sequence TTGAAAAATCAACTCCAACTCCTCCAGAACCTAAAAAGAGCCATTCGTTTAGTTTGGCAAAGCACCCACCTTTGGACAACCGCCAGTCTTATACTGTTACTGATCCAAGGTTTATTGCCCTTACTATCGCTTTATTTAATGAAGCTGATCGTCGATACAGTGACAGCAGGAATAGGTGGCGGAACAGCGGCATTTTATCAAGTTTTGCTGTTTGTATTTTTAGCAGGAATCACCGCTTTACTCTCCGATTTATGTCGATCTTTATCTGGCTATGCCAGTGAGGCACAGTCTCAAATTGTTACAGACTTTGTGCATGATCTCCTCCACGCCAAATCCATAGAATTAGACCTAGAATATTACGAAAATTCCCAATTTTATAACGCCCTCCATCGCGCCCAACAAGAAGCCATTTACCGGCCCAACCGCATCCTAACCAGTCTGGTACAACTCGCTCAAAATGCCATTTCTTTGATAGCAATTGCCGGGTTATTAGTATCCTTGCATTGGGGAATTGCAGCCGTGTTATTTGTAGCAGCGCTTCCCAGTTTATTCGTGCGGTTCAAGCACACCGGCAAGCTATATAAAAAACAGCGCAGTTGGACAATGCCCGAAAGAATAGCTTACTATTTCCATTTGATGTTAACTAATCATTCCTATGCCAAAGAAGTGCGGCTTTTTGATTTGGGTTCTTTATTTCGCCGGCGCTATCAAAATCTCCGTACTCAAATACGTCAAGAAAAACTCACCCTTTCTCAACAACGAAATCTTGCCGAATTAATGAGTCAAGCAAGCAGCACCTTAGCAGTTTATGCCGCTTGTGGTTTCATTGCTTACCAAACAATTCAAGGGCAAATTACATTAGGCGGACTGGTAATGTATTACCAAGGATTTCAAAGAGGACAAACTTTTTTGCGAGAAATGCTCAACAGTTTAGCGAGTTTATATGAAAATAGTTTGTTTCTGTCTCTTCTTTACGAATTCCTCGATTTAAAGCGAGCAGTTGTTGAACCTTTATCCCCCCAAACAGTCCCCAAACCCATCCAAAACCAAATCCAACTTGAAAGCGTTTCTTTCCATTATCCCCATAGCAATCGCGCCTTGCTGGAAGATATTAATTTAACAATAAAAGCCGGAGAAACGGTGGCCTTAGTCGGGGAAAATGGAGCCGGAAAAACAACTTTAATTAAACTTTTATGCCGACTTTATGATCCAACCAGCGGAAGCATTACTATCGATGGCATTGATTTAAAACAATTGAATACTACAGACTGGCGGAGAGAAATTAGTGTAGTTTTTCAAGATTACGCCCGCTACAATCTCACAGCGCAGGAAAATATAGGGTTTGGGAATATTAATTTATTGCAAGAAACCGCAGATATTGTCAAAGCTGCACAGGAATCGGGCGCAGATCGTGTAATTTCCCGACTGCCAAAAGGCTACGATACAACTTTAGGCACACAATTTGATGAAGGCGAAGAATTAAGCATCGGAGAATGGCAAAAAGTAGCAATTGCCAGAGCTTTTTTACGTCAAGCACAAATTCTAATTTTAGATGAACCGACAAGCGCCCTTGATGCCAAAGCGGAATATGAGGTTTTTGAGCAATTTCGCCAACTTATTAAAGGTAAAACAGCAATTTTAATTAGCCATCGCCTCTCAACGGTGAAGATGGTAGATCGCATCTTTGTTTTGCAAAATGGCAAAATTGTAGAAACCGGCACCCACGAAGAATTATTAAAGCTTGGTGGTACTTATGCTCAGTTGTTTGAAATTCAGGCCAAATATTATCAATAA
- a CDS encoding PIN domain-containing protein, translating to MLLLLDFDVVMTGKRREWESFSHLGTCFLPVAVYDEIELLMRDAAESTQELVAGDFLRFWPRSGWQLTSATASHTSLQPASGVEGNRQARLMVAVAQCAYGLSQQQPKQLVVFVSTSLSLIKRLQSLGVVNLCAIPTVALLQWAKSGVEPEVVSEQLRVLEQSLPVASPFLDSPMSGFNDDAQGSKFNHSTIAKPKSSSSRLPTTKAPKSSSSRLPTTKAPKSSSSRLPTTKAPKSSSSRSGDSKFTTKGQRRQEEIPEIYREPYKDISEPAYVQRLPRVVAHRAKGPNFFASLMSSAIALIALLIAVGFAWRMIQPSSFDVFWRRQVMPVWQQKIVPALPQPLRQFVGK from the coding sequence GTGCTGTTACTTTTAGATTTTGATGTAGTGATGACTGGCAAAAGGCGCGAATGGGAAAGTTTTTCTCACTTGGGGACTTGCTTTCTGCCGGTGGCGGTTTATGACGAAATTGAGTTGTTGATGCGCGATGCTGCGGAATCAACTCAAGAGTTGGTGGCTGGGGATTTTTTGCGTTTTTGGCCTCGCAGTGGTTGGCAACTTACAAGTGCTACCGCTTCTCATACGTCTTTGCAACCGGCGAGTGGGGTGGAAGGCAACCGACAAGCTAGGCTGATGGTGGCGGTGGCTCAATGTGCTTATGGGTTGTCGCAACAGCAGCCTAAACAATTGGTGGTTTTTGTTTCTACGAGTTTGTCTCTGATTAAACGTTTGCAGTCTTTGGGAGTTGTTAATCTTTGTGCAATTCCAACTGTGGCGCTGTTGCAGTGGGCAAAATCTGGGGTAGAGCCGGAGGTGGTGTCTGAGCAGTTACGGGTTTTGGAGCAGTCTTTGCCTGTAGCTTCTCCTTTCCTTGATTCGCCAATGTCGGGTTTTAATGATGATGCTCAAGGCTCAAAATTCAATCACTCTACAATCGCAAAGCCAAAATCTTCTTCGTCTCGTTTGCCAACAACAAAAGCACCAAAATCTTCTTCGTCTCGTTTGCCAACGACAAAAGCACCAAAATCTTCTTCGTCTCGTTTGCCAACAACAAAAGCACCAAAATCTTCTTCGTCTCGCTCAGGTGACTCAAAATTCACAACAAAGGGGCAAAGGCGACAAGAAGAGATTCCTGAGATTTATAGGGAGCCTTATAAGGATATTTCGGAGCCGGCTTATGTTCAAAGGTTGCCTCGTGTTGTAGCGCATCGAGCAAAAGGCCCGAATTTTTTTGCCTCTTTGATGTCTTCTGCAATTGCACTGATTGCTTTATTGATTGCGGTTGGGTTTGCTTGGCGTATGATTCAGCCTTCTAGTTTTGATGTGTTTTGGCGACGGCAAGTGATGCCGGTTTGGCAGCAAAAAATTGTCCCGGCTCTTCCGCAACCTCTGCGGCAATTTGTCGGCAAATGA